CCGGCGCGATGCGAAACGTGTTGAACGTGAGGCTCACGTTGGTGACTTCAAAGGTCTGTCTGTACACCTTGTTGGGATCAAAGTTCTCAAACAGAATCACCTCCGGCTTCAAATGAAAACTCCGCCCCCTATGGACCTTCCCGGCCGCATTCTGGACTTCGCCGCACCTCAGACGCTCCCGCTGTGCGTTGAGAGTCCGCCGGAGACTTCGCTGCTCAAAGCGACTTAGTTTCGGTCTCCAGTGAAAAGGCGCAGATCCTCGCAACGGCGCCAGCGACCTAACGAGAGAGGGCAGGAAATCCGTCGAAAAGACACAAAAAGTTGTGGAAATGCTTGCACAGCTTCACGGCTCTCCGAAGCCCTTCAGACAGATATCTGATACCGAACCGAGGTGTTTTCCTTCCTTCAGGCGCATGCGTAGACCGCTTCCTCCCTTGCGGCGTATGAATCCAGTGGAGGGCTGGTAGTGTTCTGCAGTCACAAAGAACCTGCAACATTCCTGGAATCCCACCCTGCTGCGCCATGCAGTGCTGGACGCTGAATTCAGTATAACGATGTTTCTGTCTCCCGGCGGATCGCCGCCCAGACGCGCCCCTCCATCAGCCCGTAGGCATGTGCTGCGAAAGTGTGTGTAGAATCCACTGAGGCGTGGGTCGGCACCGCCGCCCGCTTCATCGCCGCCCGTGGCGACGTTGCAGACGAAGTCTACGCCGGGGTACTGTGCCTCGTAAGTGCTACGCTGTGCATCGTTTTCGAGCTGAACAGGAGCTGCAGTAGCAGCTCCGCAGGAGTCTGCCCCGCGGTCCTGCCCTGCCCGCGCAAAGACTCTCACCCCAAGTCTttgtcgtcgccgcctgggAACGTGAGCCACGAGCGCCGGAGGTCTGCAACGACAGATTCCGCCCGCGTTCTCTCGACGCTTGGAGGCGTTGGGCTCGTTGAACTTGCACACGGCAGCCGCTCTTTTTGAAGCAGCGAGCTGGGTAAgatcgcccgcgcgccctgcgagcccatcgaggccgccgcggagagcttGCCGCCGCCCGTCATCTTTTCTAGGTACCTCGAAACCTCCTTCTGCCGAAGGGCGCCTACCGCGATCCATAGATCAAGACACGAATTTGGGCGAGCGTGGTGAGGCGTGAGCGGCTGTGCGAGCAGCTgacgagcgagaaaaagagacaaagtgtgcgcgcgcgggcgcggaggagactccGCGGAGCGAAGATTGAGAGGAAGCTCTCCACGTTGCAGGAAAGTGTCGGATTTCAATAACACGGCAATGATGTTTGCTTGGAATCGCCTTCTGCTCCAGATGCTTAGCGACCCTTGATCAGCGGctgtgcgtcgccctccccgGGGGCCTGCCCTAGCCACAGGCACTTCGAGTTCAGCGATGGAGACACCAGAAAACCCCCGATGGAGATGAGCGCAAACGACAGttgcagcgcagcgcggcaaAGGCTACCGCCCCTACAAGTGTCCTGATTGCGCGAgttctctcggcgtcgcagctgcgtgcggcATCTGGGAGGCTCAGCCGCCACGCTCCTATGGTTAAGGCCCTCCGGCTCTTCTAAGCCCGCACACGCACATGTGCATTCCATGTCGCATACCTATTTCTTTCTGAAACtgctcttctgcggcgcgcctttgTCGGGCACTTGCTTCGGTCGGCGCGTGCAAACGGTCCTCCTCGGCGAGACGCTCGAGCGTCTcttccttccgccgccgctgcctctccgcgagcgcccgcgccctccgctccgcttcccgctgcgcctctctaACTTTGAAGATCTCAGTCGGGTTGAGGCCGGCGCCAGTCAGGAGCAgggcctccgctgcagacagcgacACCGCGAAGCAGCGGGGCGGCAGCTGACGGCGAGCGGTCAAGATCGAATCCCGCCACCGCGGAGCGAgagccgcacacacgcaccGCCTTCCTGTGTTTACGACTCTAGGGTGACGTTGTGTCTTCTCGGATAGAGAATATCTGCCTCGAGGCACGCACGCTGTCTGCTGGCGGCTGGAAGCGTGCCCGGGGGCGGCGCAAGGGTGTTTTCTCAGCACCCTCTCGGCCGCGCTGACTGGAGACGAAAAAAACAGGAAACTTGCTTGTCGGCGTTCGCGTTTGTCGCAAAGAAAGGCGTGTTTCTCACGAGACTGCGCAAGCGCGAGAGGGCTTCAGGCCGCCTCGCCACTCACCGCTGGCAGGAAGGCGCATAGAGGCTCTCACTGGGCAAAGGGGGAATCAGAACGAAATGCACCATCACCGCATCGAAAGGAGACGCATTCCACAGCACGATCTGAAGGCTCTGATGGCTTTGCACCAATTTGAGAGCTCGaggctctcctcgcccccgTCGCCCACCCCCACCTCCGTCGCTCaccctttcttctctcgtaTTCCTTTTCCTGTTTTATCCGCTGTTTCTCGCTGGACGCGGCGATTTGGCTTGTCACTCTGTCGAGAGAGTGCTTGAAGGAAACGAGGCGCTTTGCccgggcgagaaggcggcgctcttcgtctgcgcgctcggcgcgatCCTTGGCTCGCCGCCTGAAGATGACACGTGGCACATTGACCGACGTGGTGAACCGCAAGCGAGACGCTTCGcttgcgtcgtcgccctcatGTCGATACCTTCATCGCGAGCGAGACACTCTTGACCATGTTCCGTCTCATGCCGGGGCAAAAAGCCTCGAAAGTGTCGGGCATGAACAGTGTGCAGGTGTGGAAGAAAACGGGTCGCGGGGGCACAGTCAGACGCACCGCTCTCTACAAGTAAGGAAGCACGCACGCGGGCAGCAAGCTGCTGGAATTGCGCCTGAAGGGTAAACGGCATAGGACCAGTGTGTGCAGAGGTACCGAACGAAGGATGCTGCCTGGGAGTGAGCTGATCTAGCCATGTGTGTTTCGTTCAGTGTATTCCGTGCATACTAACATCAAGAAGGCGAATGCAGAAGTGAATGTCATGGTATTCGTAtagcttgtatacaaatgttggttttccatgtatacgctggataccaccATTCTTGACGCGATTGCTCAACGCCTGACACGCGTGTCGAACTGTGCCGTAGACTGAAGGGGACTGCGAGACGAAGCCTTTCTCAGAAGACCGTCCAGCTGCGTCTCGGCGTGGATATCTCCCCGATTTGCCTCGGCCGACGTTCGCTGGACTTGGAGTGGGACTGGACGTGGAGGCGTCGGATGAGTTTGTACTTCGACAGCGAAAAACGAGTTACGTACCCTGACCCCCAGACACACAAGAGAGCGAGCCGCTCAGCGGGAGAGCTGATTCGCGGCTAGTGCTagcagcgcacgcgcgaagGTTGTCTTCCCGCTTCGCGCTGAATTTACGTCATCGGACTAAGAATTTAATGGCGCTTCGTGCATGCGCGGGTCTCGCGTACATTTCTTCCCTCTTCCGTCGGTACTCTTCAATTGACGTCGCGTCTCTCAGGCGTGGCAAAGAAGAAATggaggaggcccgcgcaACAGGCTCTGCAGGCCGCTGGACGGCCCTagcctgcgcagaggcggggcGCCCATGggactgcgcggcgcggcctgctggcTCGCTGCACCGAACCGGCTGCCCGAGGGAATCCTCCGCTGCGATTTCCATCCTTTCGCCCAGTGAGGGAAGATCGAAAGAGGCTTGGGAGCCCCGCGAGGAAATCGGATTCGCAAGTCTTTCACAGGCCTGCAGGACGTTCAGACTGGCCTCCTCCAGGGCAAATGAGGCACCAAGCGTGCGCCACGGGGGAGGGCAGGAGGCTGGAGACAAGtggaagtcgttttccgcACATACAACCGGTagcggagcgcgcggccgaAAGTACAGAATTCGTCCATCGCCGGCATAGAGTGGATGCCTCTGTTAAGGAGACTTTTTTTactgggggggaggggaagtGCCAAAGGCAGAAACGGCTCTCAGTTGAGCTCGCGGTAGTCTTGTTATCACGTCGAGAGGCTCCGTCTAGTGCCATCACGTTGTCGCCTTAGCAGATTTCGCTGACATATGCCGCGTCTCAAGCCACGACACGCCTGTCCGCTGGCCAGTCTTGTGGAGCGAGCAGTCATGATTCAAGCGACAGAAAATCGGGAGTTTGACTTGAAGGGCGAGCTCGACGCAATGGCACAGATGGCTGTAAAACGCCAGCGAGATGATGTTGCTTAGTGTCTGCCGATCCTGACGCACGTGTGTGTTCAGAATCATTACGGACGCCTTATGGGTGAAGCGGTTCTCTCGGTCTTCAAAAGGCGAGAAAGTGTATCATCATTCGCCATCATGGAATGTCAAACCGTTTCTCGGTCACGGTTTTGCTTGGGCAGAAACCTACAATTTCTTCACAGCCATGTGAAGAATCGGTGAAGAGTCCCCAACTGCTCCTGGCATAATCCAAAGCGTGGCATGCGCGTATAAACTGCGCCACCCATCTTTACACGAGCTCAAAGAGCATTCCACTGAGTCTGGCTTTTTGGGATCTACTGATTTATATCTAAGATGCTGTTACCGCTAGACTGgacgagagcggaggcgtcgaCGCTTGATAGAACGCCGGTGCTGGTGCGTTCCTGCATTCATTTTTACCGGCCGCATGCGGTTCCCACAGAACGCTCGCTATTCATTCCGAAGGCGACCGAGGTCTGAGCAGATGCAACTGCTACGAAGAAGGTGTATCATCACCGCCAGTTGGTACAGAGGGTGAGGCCTGTGGGTCGCCTTCGTGTGTAGTGAAACAGCCCACGTGTGGATCTCTTCAGCCCGCAAATCATTGCCCGAGAGCGCCGTATGCAGGAAGCTGCCCAAACAAAGAAAGAGCAGTAACTCGAGTTGCCGCCCACCATAGGCATCGTAGAGAACGAGGCCAGCACTCACATGAACAGCACCTGGCGAAGGAAGATAAACCTAGGCACCGAATCGGTCGGTTTTGTATGAGTGGTATTGCTGCGTAAGCGCACATAGCGAGTGCATGCACAGCATGCCGGTTTGCAAGCGGCCGCTGGCATGCGACTGTGACCGAGGGAGGCAAAGACCGCCGAAGCGCTCTCTCGGGTTGGCAGGAACAACCACACTCGAGTTACGAAGCGTATGCGTATCATCGATGGACGACAGGACGGCCGACGCGCATCGTTGTTTTTTTGCCAAGGTTGAGAATTGAATGATGAGCAAGTTCCCTAGAGGCTAGGGTCTGTCGTGTGGAGCCACACTAGGCCCTGATGTATGAAATCACCGTGTGTAAATTGATCAAGTGTCGACTACAAAACTAAAAAAACAAACGTCTGGAGATACAGACGTTCCAGCGCTATAAAACTCGGTATGCTCTATAAAACGCGGGATGAACTATAGAGCTCCGTGTGCACTATAAAACTCGGGACGAAATCGTTTTTGTTCCTGCAGTGAGGATCATCTGCCCGACATGGCAGTCGGCACCAGGGAGAGCGGGTAACGCCCATATTCCGGCAGTGGACTAGAGCTTCATGTTCGGAATGTACTTTTTAGCGTGGACGGGTGTCCAGAGCAGCACGCTATCCGTCCCTCTGCCGAATGCTGTCGTACTGTGCGCGACTGCAGACAAGGGGGCAGAAACACTCAAAACTCTATTGGCTCACAAACTTGTCTTTCAGAACAAGCCCGGTAGTGTCACGCAAGATGTTAATCAGCAGGTTCGGtgggccgcagcagcgctgcgccttGGCGAGGCAAAAATGCGCCTTGTGAGCGAGACTCACCTAAAGGGATACTGCCCAAGGTAATTCCCGGGTGGGTAGTAGTTGCACACGATCGTACCGCATTTCGAGCTGTACGCGCATCCTAGGCCAGTGCTGTTCGCCCACATAACTTGGGTGAAGTGGCCAAACTGCTGGTAATTGAAGGAGTTAATTGAGGTATAGCTGCCAGCGACAAAGGATACCAGTGAACGACAAAGACGGGATGAGCGGGACGAAGGGTTTTTTCGTCTCCACTTGGTGGAttccgcgaaggcgagctgAGTTGTGGAAATGCGTCCTTGTGCGGAGATCGAGGAATGAAAATTCACGTGGATGCCCGACACTGGCGCTCGACGGTTCCTGCCTTGTTTCACTGCAGTGGTGATGCGAGAGAAACGGACGATACCGTGCCTCTTGCGGTGTAGCGTTCTTTGCTTACTATTTGTAGTTGTCTACCTCGCTGTACCACAGTTCAACAGCGTCGGAGCATGATGCTTGAAAAGATGACCTATACAGGTTCTCGCCGTACTGTACACAAGGACAAAAGTCCTCTGAAGCATCGATTTGCCTCGTACGcaaagacgacgaaggctgGGTGCATCACTGCCTGGACTGTGAGCCACAAGACGTTCCTCGTGTGGTGAGGAACGATACTGTAAGGCCTTTCCGGAAGAAAATATCCCGAGTGAACACAACTGTCAGCAAGTCGCACgtcgaagaagagagacagttTGGGCACTGATAGTGACTCCGGCGTTGAATTTGCCCCTCTGGTAACCAGATCAATCTCCTATACCGTGTCACCCAAGCCTCTGGGTTCAAACGCAGCTTCAGCACCTAATTGGTCGCCGCTACGAGGCATGTGCACATACGAATTGCATCATGAACTTAGTTGTTAGCCTGCACTCAAGTTGGAGTTCTCGAGTGCGTTGTAAAATGCGCAGTCATGGAGGAACGTACCTGCATGACTCCGCTGTGTTGAAATGGACAGCTTCGCTGTTCCATTTGTGTTTTATACGACTCTGCTTGCTTGATAGCCGCGCTGTTTCGTTCCAGCTCCCGGATTGGTGTTGACATCCCTACTGCTCTCTTTTCATTGTGCGCTCGCAGGCACTCTGTTGTGATCACGAGAAGGCAGGAGGGAAGAGGTTGGAGGACAAGGTCACGCTTATTACAGCACCTTCTAAACTCAATTTGCAAGCGCAGGTGGCCAGGAACTGCACAGTCACCGCTGCATACTCGGCTTGCTGGCCGCCGTTTTAAAGTATGTAAATCTACTTCCGGTATGTGGAGCAGAAGGACAAGGGCTGGTTCGTCCAGTTGGCAGACTGACTCGCGTAGCACTTTGTCTACCGATCGAAGTTAGGTTGTGTCTCCACAGCATGCCAGCTTTCTGTGGCAGCCGCGACACTTTCATAGAGACAGTGTTGCCTAAACTTCAGCGGGCGTGACGTCGTGTGGCTGACATTCTAGCTCTTCAATTTTTTACTGTTGAGGACCAGAGGCGTTGGCCACGTTTTTTTTCGCATCTCTCGAGGAAGTCCGCAGGATATGTGGCCATGTACAACTGCCTTGTCTAGTTTCCTCACCATCCGTGAAatctgcggcaggcgggcTTGTGGTCGTGCTTGTAGTCGTAGATGTAGTTGTTGTGGTAGAAGTTCTCGTCGTGGTCGTAGTCGTGGTTGAAGTCGTGGTAGTCGTCGTCCGTGTGGTACTTGTTGTTGTAGTCGAGGTTGATGTTGTTGTAGAAGGTGTTTCCTCGCTTGATGATCCACCAATGACGACGGTAACTTGCGGCAGTCCGTCTCTCGCGACTATGCTCTCCCACTGACTGAGGCTGCTAGCAGAACACAGTGTCAGCAACCGCTGCACGGTTTCCGACTGAGGGATACGCGACACAGCTAGAGATGCGTCCGCGACACAATAACATCAGAGCGCCGTAGGACGCACTAGACTATTACGCAGTATACATTATACAACTTTCTGTTTAGTAGGACTTCAAAGTTAATGCGCACATTCTGGTTGTCTCTCACATTGACAGCGCAAGAGTACTTCGGCTCAGATGTTAGTGTCATCAGTGGCGCTACGAAACTCAACAGTAGGTGCCGTCTTACCTGAAAGGGTATTCTCCGACAGTGTTTCCTGCGGGAGAGTAGGCGCACAAGAGCCTTTCCGGCTTTCCAATCATGTTACATCCTTTCGTTTGAAAGCAACTCAACTTTTCGGAATCAGCCCACATCAAGAGGGTGAAGGAGCCTGTTTTCTTGAAATGCCAACGCGAGTAGTGCTCGTACCTGTATCAGTCACCGGTCCACAAAATAAAGTAGTCAACGCACCTACATTGTTGGCGCACTGATTAATGTTTTCTCCGAATCTCTTCTGCGGTCGAGAAGGCAACTGGGCAACACTTCGCGTCCCTTACGTGTAGTCGTGAACTTGGTTGTACCATGCCTTCACAGCATCAGCGCAGCTTACGCTGACTCCATCAAAAGTATTTATTCCCTGCAACATCAACAACACATGAATGTACTAGCAATTGAATGATACGTCGGGTGTGACAGCGGTCATCAAACGAAagcccttcttctcgcgttcATGGACAGGCCTGCCACGAGGGGGTCACGGTCAGAAGGAGGCAAGTACCAGAGAAATCTTACCTTAATGCTGCAATCATCTGGTTCATCAGTATCCACACATGCGTTGTCGGCGAAAGCCTTCAGTTTTTCCAAGGCACGATCCCCCTCTCCGGTGTCAAGCTCCCGTAGTGGTGTGGACAGGCGAAAACGTCTCTTGGAGTTATGATACGCCACGCAGCCTGAGCACATGTCCATGCATTAACACTGACGTATCCCTGAAGTACGGTACTTGTGGCAGGTGACGCAAGACTGCCTGATGCTAGATGGCGTTATTCCCACCATAGTACCTCTGCATTCAATGCGCGAAACAGCGTGCGAGCGTCCTCAGTCGTGGGCAGTTACTGGTAGTCAAATGTGTCCCATccctttctctgcgtcgtcatGTAACGTTCAAAATGGTGCGCAGTGACAGCTGTCCCAGAGACACCTTGCATGATGCACGTACTTGAGGATACATCCTCGAAGCGAATTGTCGTGTCCGAACTTTGAGATGAGACTTCGCTCATGCCTATCTGCGGCGTCAGAAGTGCTCGGCCGAAGCGAGTTGCACTTTCGTGTGGTTGAGCCACAGTCACGAAGGCGCTAACCACGTAGGGCTCCTGATGGCGGTTTGTGGCGAATATGGGCTTCGATACTTCTCCTCTTGGGTGGCGAGAtccgccgcgcatgcggggACTGTGGATGTTCACGTGAGCATATCTTGGTGTATTTTTAGGGGGAGGTTGTGCATCATGAAGTGAACTCGTTTCACTTCCGGCGTCAGAGGAGTCACCCAGATTCGTGTTGCTTAGTGACGGAGCTGTTGGTGCGTCGCCGGCTGTCTGCGAGTCGAGGGCTGCAATGCATGCATCAGACGCAGCAATGTAGTTAGAATACAGGGGTCGCATAACCCACACATAGCTACTCAGCTCTCTCTACAGGTTGTGGGTGCCCGAAGGACTCTGCACAGGTGGGCGGGTGGAACAGCGTAGCTAAACCGTGTAACGTTGATGAGGTTCTAACGGGGATGGGCAACCCACCTTGTGGCTGGCCAGCGAGCCATCCCGCAGTGGGATCAACATTTTCTATCAAGAAGCCTACGCAGATAGCGAGCAGGAGCTCAGGATGAGACGGACGAGTCCCTGCCATAATTGATGCGGATCGCGGACAGAAGGGGTGGATGCGCAGAAATGGAGTTGCTTGGACGACCCCGGCAGTCAGCCTAGGATATCAAGCGGAATGCCTTCGGATGGCTATGAAATGTCCAACacgagcgcctcctgcggTTAGGGATGCGGGTAGGGCATCCGCGGAGGGCAATAGGTTGGCTGGCGATAGTGCCGTAGGTGATAAAGAGTAGACCGCAGCGCGGCATGGACACAAGCGGTGCGACGGCAACCGCGTTGGAGGAGTGTTCAGCAACTGCAGGCGACGGGGAAGCGACTGTGTTGGCCAGTGAAAGACCCTGTTCTCCGCAGCAACAAGGAAGTAGCGGGAACGGGAGGAACACAAATCTGGGGAAGCCTCGATCCGAGGACTGAAGCAATGCCCGTCCGTCTGGGGTGGAGTATATTGGTGTGAAGAATGAGCCAGCATCGACCGTGACGGAGAAGTGACAGTTTGTCGCGCAGGAAGTAGCCCGCAATACGGGTGCTTTGATGAAGTGAACCAGGAATTGGTACCGACCGGCGGTGCACATCAAGCGGCAATATGCTGTCCACTCAAAACGGTGAACAGGATGGCGATCTGGACCTCATGGGGCTGGAGCAAGCCATCGAAATCGCGAGCCGTAc
This DNA window, taken from Besnoitia besnoiti strain Bb-Ger1 chromosome III, whole genome shotgun sequence, encodes the following:
- a CDS encoding mucin family glycoprotein (encoded by transcript BESB_047780) produces the protein MRPLYSNYIAASDACIAALDSQTAGDAPTAPSLSNTNLGDSSDAGSETSSLHDAQPPPKNTPRYAHVNIHSPRMRGGSRHPRGEVSKPIFATNRHQEPYVVSAFVTVAQPHESATRFGRALLTPQIGMSEVSSQSSDTTIRFEDVSSSCVAYHNSKRRFRLSTPLRELDTGEGDRALEKLKAFADNACVDTDEPDDCSIKGINTFDGVSVSCADAVKAWYNQVHDYTYEHYSRWHFKKTGSFTLLMWADSEKLSCFQTKGCNMIGKPERLLCAYSPAGNTVGEYPFSLSQWESIVARDGLPQVTVVIGGSSSEETPSTTTSTSTTTTSTTRTTTTTTSTTTTTTTRTSTTTTTSTTTSTTTSPPAADFTDECLRAHNEKRAVGMSTPIRELERNSAAIKQAESYKTQMEQRSCPFQHSGVMQYGENLYRSSFQASCSDAVELWYSEVDNYKYYTSINSFNYQQFGHFTQVMWANSTGLGCAYSSKCGTIVCNYYPPGNYLGQYPFSRAQYDSIRQRDG